The Sphingobium aromaticiconvertens genome has a segment encoding these proteins:
- a CDS encoding outer membrane beta-barrel protein yields MRARNRLLTSCVSLCVAIPFATPALAQQTDRPASVLDLVAQEYQPIGIRLGNIRIDPELDARIEYDSNIYAEATDKDDDWKTVISPRLTGTYDAGTVKMTARAAGTFRRFFSFKRENSSAGLADLKLGWQPNEGTSIQGTGGWERAIEDRGDPEARNFQTIGPRRIDVLHGTLNVAHEMGRLGFDAEAAARRLDHVSSIDAERDHAVYSGSARLRYRLSGLVSIFGQGFVNRRDFRLATDTSGINRDATTYGGRGGVAIDPGGTLRGDFGVGVFRFDPSDPTLKGRTGLSVEGSMTFQPTQRIAFTLDAFQGDVATLRAGAIARTDSRLQIGMQSEARHNLRWSLAAFYRRTNFVGTPVKERTIGGLFEAEYLINRLFSVAATVRYGDRSSDDPTESYTRLRGGVELRVRF; encoded by the coding sequence ATGCGCGCCCGCAACCGGCTGCTCACCTCTTGCGTGAGCCTTTGCGTCGCCATCCCGTTCGCCACCCCGGCTTTAGCCCAGCAAACGGATCGACCGGCCTCCGTGCTCGATCTGGTCGCCCAGGAATATCAACCGATTGGCATAAGGCTGGGAAATATCCGGATCGATCCCGAACTCGACGCACGGATAGAATATGACAGCAACATCTATGCCGAAGCGACGGACAAGGATGACGACTGGAAGACCGTGATCAGCCCACGGCTGACCGGCACCTATGACGCTGGCACCGTAAAGATGACAGCCAGGGCGGCTGGCACCTTCCGACGCTTCTTCTCGTTCAAACGGGAAAACAGCAGTGCCGGGCTGGCCGACCTGAAACTGGGATGGCAGCCCAATGAGGGGACGAGTATCCAGGGAACAGGAGGATGGGAACGGGCGATCGAGGATCGCGGCGATCCCGAAGCGCGCAATTTCCAGACCATCGGCCCCCGGCGGATCGATGTTCTGCATGGCACCTTGAACGTCGCCCATGAGATGGGTCGCCTGGGTTTCGATGCCGAGGCGGCGGCCCGTCGCCTGGACCATGTGTCCTCCATCGATGCAGAGCGCGATCACGCCGTCTATTCGGGCAGCGCCCGGCTGCGCTATCGATTGAGCGGGCTGGTCAGCATTTTTGGTCAGGGATTCGTCAATCGCCGTGATTTCAGACTGGCCACCGACACAAGCGGGATCAATCGCGATGCCACCACCTATGGCGGACGAGGTGGCGTCGCCATCGATCCGGGTGGCACTTTGCGCGGCGATTTCGGCGTCGGCGTGTTCCGCTTCGATCCGTCTGATCCGACACTGAAAGGACGCACCGGGCTTTCGGTGGAAGGGTCCATGACCTTTCAGCCGACGCAGCGCATCGCCTTCACCCTGGACGCTTTTCAGGGCGATGTCGCGACCTTGCGAGCAGGCGCCATTGCCCGCACCGACTCCCGCCTTCAGATTGGCATGCAGTCGGAGGCCCGGCATAATCTGCGCTGGTCACTCGCCGCCTTCTATCGACGCACCAATTTCGTCGGCACACCAGTCAAGGAGCGCACGATCGGCGGCCTCTTCGAAGCGGAATATCTCATCAACCGGCTTTTCTCGGTTGCCGCGACCGTTCGCTATGGCGACCGTTCGAGCGACGATCCGACCGAATCCTACACCCGGCTGCGCGGCGGCGTCGAGCTGCGGGTACGGTTCTGA
- a CDS encoding polysaccharide biosynthesis/export family protein translates to MTGRFSILFGAICIASLPLAGCASGVGSLPQLPTVAAQEYRLAPGDELRVFVYGLDAMNNTYSVNDSGQLSLPLIEGVPANGKTVPELEQAIAAKLVDRQIVQRPNVNVQPMKMRPFYILGEVKAPGEYAYRPGMSVVSAVSAAGGYTFRADQGNVSITRKVNGRAVTGRAGAASPILPGDDIRVHEKWF, encoded by the coding sequence ATGACCGGTCGTTTTTCGATCCTGTTCGGGGCCATTTGCATTGCATCGTTACCGTTGGCCGGATGCGCATCCGGCGTTGGCTCGCTGCCACAACTGCCGACCGTTGCCGCGCAGGAATACAGACTGGCGCCGGGCGATGAGCTGCGCGTGTTCGTTTATGGCCTGGACGCCATGAACAATACCTATTCGGTCAATGACAGCGGCCAGTTGTCGCTGCCGCTGATCGAGGGCGTGCCCGCCAACGGCAAGACCGTGCCGGAACTGGAGCAGGCCATCGCCGCGAAGCTGGTGGACCGGCAGATCGTGCAACGGCCCAACGTCAACGTCCAACCGATGAAAATGCGCCCCTTCTATATATTGGGAGAGGTCAAGGCGCCCGGAGAATATGCCTATCGGCCCGGCATGTCGGTCGTTTCGGCCGTGTCGGCGGCGGGCGGCTACACCTTCCGCGCCGATCAGGGCAATGTGTCGATCACGCGCAAGGTCAATGGCCGGGCGGTGACAGGAAGAGCTGGAGCAGCCAGCCCGATCCTGCCCGGCGACGACATCCGCGTTCATGAAAAGTGGTTTTGA
- a CDS encoding IS5 family transposase (programmed frameshift): protein MDVPFLLSEAQMRRIEPYFPLSHGVPRVDDRRIVSGIIYVIKHGLMWRDAPKEYGPHKTIYNRFIRWSRLGVFNKIFAGLAAKGGKPDQLMIDATHLKAHRTAASLLKKGMFPRRIGRTKGGLNSKLHAVCDGKGRPLIMLLSEGQMSDYKGAALMIDAFPKAKVLLGDKGYDADWFRAALADRKITACIPSKGNRKVPIPHDTALYRQRHKVENMFGRIKDWRRIHTRYDRCAHTFMSAICIAATVIFWINQ, encoded by the exons ATGGATGTTCCGTTTCTGCTGAGTGAGGCGCAGATGCGCCGGATCGAGCCGTATTTTCCCTTGTCTCATGGGGTGCCAAGAGTGGATGATCGGCGGATAGTGTCTGGGATCATTTACGTCATCAAGCACGGGCTGATGTGGCGCGACGCGCCCAAGGAGTATGGCCCACACAAGACGATCTACAATCGTTTCATCCGCTGGAGCAGGCTCGGCGTGTTCAACAAAATCTTCGCTGGCTTGGCAGCAAAGGGCGGCAAGCCCGACCAGTTGATGATCGATGCAACCCACCTGAAAGCACACCGGACGGCGGCAAGCCTGCTTAAAAAGGGGATGT TTCCCCGACGTATCGGACGCACCAAAGGCGGCCTGAACTCCAAGCTACATGCCGTATGCGATGGCAAAGGCCGACCGCTCATCATGCTGCTCAGTGAAGGGCAGATGAGCGATTATAAGGGCGCTGCACTGATGATCGATGCCTTCCCGAAGGCAAAGGTCCTGCTGGGCGACAAGGGCTATGACGCCGACTGGTTCCGCGCGGCACTGGCCGACCGCAAGATCACGGCCTGCATCCCGTCAAAGGGGAACCGGAAAGTGCCCATTCCACACGACACGGCGCTCTATAGACAGCGGCACAAAGTCGAGAATATGTTCGGCAGGATCAAGGACTGGCGGCGCATCCACACGCGCTACGATCGTTGCGCCCATACCTTCATGTCCGCCATCTGCATCGCCGCGACCGTTATATTCTGGATCAATCAATGA
- a CDS encoding glycosyltransferase family 4 protein has product MSDRITICFPFAGNQVGGSHISALGLLDGLDRSRYRILIVPQYADGAIARLFAGHEMIVDPALRWTDFVPGEPFGPGKFARTLRAIPGMVRFLRQHKVDIVHSNDGRTHAIWGVAARLAGARLLWHHRGDPDAMGLRYLAPLIASRIVAVSQFALSASRPGSTARRAQVIHSPFDVTVRVDRREARETLLRDTELPADTLVLAYFGNFISRKRPLAFIETVARVRDLMPDRPVAGLMFGSSDNPAMDLAMTQAIDRHGAQDIIRIMGWRSPGSFWIAACDQLVVPAIGEPFGRTLIEAMLVGTPVIATRSGGNVEALQDGVLGPLVPPDDADALAAQSVRLAQDPSLTARLSEQAKRDARNRFGEKQHVAKVSAIYEQLATG; this is encoded by the coding sequence ATGTCAGACAGAATAACGATCTGCTTTCCATTCGCCGGCAACCAGGTCGGTGGGAGCCATATCTCGGCGCTGGGCTTGCTGGATGGCCTCGACCGTTCACGCTATCGCATCCTGATCGTCCCGCAATATGCAGATGGCGCCATTGCGCGGTTATTTGCCGGGCACGAAATGATTGTGGACCCGGCGCTGCGCTGGACGGACTTCGTACCGGGCGAACCCTTTGGCCCAGGAAAATTCGCGCGCACATTGCGCGCCATTCCCGGCATGGTCCGCTTTCTGCGGCAGCATAAAGTGGATATCGTCCATAGCAATGACGGGCGAACCCACGCCATCTGGGGCGTTGCGGCGCGCCTGGCGGGCGCACGACTGCTCTGGCATCATCGCGGCGATCCAGATGCGATGGGTCTGCGCTACCTCGCGCCGTTGATCGCCAGCAGGATCGTGGCTGTGTCACAATTTGCCCTGTCCGCCTCGCGACCCGGATCGACCGCCAGACGCGCACAGGTCATCCACAGCCCGTTCGATGTCACTGTGAGAGTCGACCGCCGGGAGGCACGCGAAACCCTGCTGCGCGACACGGAATTGCCCGCTGACACGCTTGTCCTCGCCTATTTCGGTAACTTCATTTCACGCAAACGACCATTGGCGTTCATCGAGACGGTCGCCCGCGTCCGTGACCTGATGCCCGACCGACCCGTTGCCGGATTGATGTTCGGATCCAGCGACAATCCGGCCATGGACCTGGCCATGACCCAGGCGATCGACCGGCATGGAGCGCAGGACATCATTCGGATTATGGGCTGGAGGTCACCGGGCAGCTTCTGGATCGCTGCCTGCGACCAGTTGGTTGTCCCCGCCATTGGCGAACCCTTCGGCCGAACCCTTATCGAAGCCATGCTGGTGGGCACACCGGTGATCGCGACCCGGTCGGGTGGCAATGTCGAGGCGTTACAGGACGGCGTGCTTGGCCCACTGGTTCCGCCCGATGATGCCGATGCACTCGCGGCGCAATCCGTTCGCCTTGCTCAGGACCCCTCCCTCACCGCGCGACTGAGCGAGCAGGCGAAACGGGACGCCCGCAACCGGTTCGGGGAAAAGCAGCATGTCGCGAAGGTCAGCGCGATCTACGAGCAGCTCGCCACCGGCTGA
- a CDS encoding O-antigen ligase family protein: protein MSSDPDKLELFFAQEPSGTADLGAYQNPVYHGRSFWLTIATTLLTLAVFFTGYHELRLSFINLTLADICFLVALVAFLSHGMINTVPFGLMTPLWLAALSLMLGGLFFSSLVYGDLSRWIVIALQYLVAFFFIPIVLTAQSRATVQRLALIFVMGATTMEAIGALVTLLFTHNTAPGILGAEFLTGNGRLGAFAGEANWNGMLISAAFTMLYYCLRERLAPRWMLVIAGCILAWGLLLTASFTGFMATTVVTAFTLLLLGGRYLMRGVIAIAVGIAIFVASGAPLPATFSKRVGGAIASGDISQAGTFLGRVELIKEAWSIAEDTTLLGVGADEFRNVSVMQQPVHNLYLLIYTEGGLPAFMGLLGLLGLMLGMALQGIRIRRSEGVLALTVICVFLIYTTSSPHMYARFFLMPSMLALSLLFVRDDPQPGVAHPSLLARH from the coding sequence ATGAGCAGCGACCCGGATAAACTGGAGCTGTTTTTCGCCCAGGAGCCATCCGGGACGGCCGATCTGGGCGCTTACCAGAATCCGGTCTATCATGGCCGATCCTTCTGGCTGACGATCGCCACGACCCTGCTGACGCTCGCCGTCTTCTTCACCGGCTATCATGAACTGCGCCTCAGCTTCATCAACCTGACGCTGGCCGACATCTGTTTCCTGGTGGCGCTGGTCGCCTTCCTCAGCCACGGGATGATCAATACCGTCCCCTTCGGTCTGATGACCCCGCTATGGCTCGCGGCGCTGTCGCTGATGCTGGGCGGGCTGTTCTTCAGCTCACTGGTCTATGGCGACCTGTCGCGCTGGATCGTCATCGCGCTTCAATATCTGGTCGCTTTTTTCTTCATTCCCATCGTGCTGACCGCGCAAAGCCGCGCCACGGTGCAACGGCTTGCCCTCATCTTCGTCATGGGAGCGACGACGATGGAGGCCATTGGCGCGCTCGTGACCCTGCTCTTCACGCACAATACAGCGCCCGGCATACTGGGCGCAGAGTTCCTGACCGGAAACGGGCGGCTGGGCGCTTTTGCCGGTGAGGCGAACTGGAACGGCATGTTGATCTCCGCCGCGTTCACCATGCTTTATTATTGCCTGCGCGAGCGGTTGGCGCCGCGATGGATGCTGGTGATCGCCGGCTGTATCCTGGCGTGGGGACTGTTGCTGACAGCGTCCTTCACAGGCTTTATGGCGACCACGGTCGTGACCGCCTTCACGCTCTTGCTGCTGGGCGGGCGCTATCTGATGCGTGGCGTCATCGCCATCGCCGTGGGCATTGCCATTTTCGTGGCGAGCGGCGCGCCCCTGCCCGCAACTTTCAGTAAGCGGGTCGGCGGCGCCATCGCGTCGGGCGACATTTCCCAGGCGGGCACATTTTTGGGACGGGTGGAGCTGATCAAGGAAGCCTGGTCGATCGCGGAAGATACGACGCTGCTCGGCGTGGGCGCCGATGAGTTCCGCAATGTCAGTGTCATGCAGCAGCCGGTCCATAATCTCTATCTGCTCATCTATACCGAAGGGGGGCTGCCTGCCTTCATGGGCCTGCTGGGGCTGCTGGGGCTGATGCTGGGCATGGCCTTGCAAGGTATCCGAATACGACGCTCCGAAGGCGTGCTGGCGCTGACGGTGATATGCGTGTTCCTGATCTATACGACATCCAGCCCACATATGTATGCGCGCTTTTTCCTGATGCCCTCGATGCTCGCGCTCTCCCTCCTCTTCGTGCGCGACGATCCCCAGCCGGGGGTGGCCCACCCATCCCTTTTGGCAAGGCACTAA
- a CDS encoding sulfotransferase translates to MTPPSSNRLSEFLPEFLIVGAVKAATTWIHAQLQDNPTLFLPDPEPHYFSSEFEKGPEFYRDFFADAPSGVRLGEKSADYLAHPHAASRIAQLLPDVPLVVQLRNPIERAYSDYRMLYRRGTVRGAPEEYFNRATTSQPRFLDDGLYAQHLSRWYDLFQPAQIHVLLFEDVKQRPRATVEAVCDHIGAPHHFEEVLPQGRVNDGSAHFLPLPIRTVLAPFKESVKPLRDSRVFNGVRSLFAREVRYPPLSDDTRARLADFYAYDVERLAGMLGRDLSHWLTRDRIAA, encoded by the coding sequence ATGACCCCCCCATCATCCAACCGCCTTTCCGAATTTCTGCCCGAATTTCTGATCGTCGGCGCGGTCAAGGCGGCAACGACCTGGATTCACGCGCAGTTGCAGGACAATCCAACCCTGTTCCTGCCCGACCCGGAACCCCATTATTTCAGCAGCGAGTTCGAGAAAGGCCCGGAATTCTACCGGGATTTCTTCGCCGACGCGCCCAGCGGCGTTCGGCTCGGAGAAAAATCGGCGGACTATCTGGCCCATCCCCATGCGGCCAGCCGGATCGCACAGTTGTTGCCCGACGTGCCGCTGGTCGTGCAACTGCGTAACCCTATCGAACGGGCCTATTCGGATTATCGAATGTTGTACCGGCGCGGAACGGTGCGCGGCGCGCCCGAGGAGTATTTCAATCGGGCAACCACCAGCCAGCCGCGCTTCCTGGACGATGGTCTCTATGCCCAGCATCTGTCCCGCTGGTATGATCTGTTCCAGCCCGCGCAAATCCACGTCCTGCTGTTTGAGGACGTGAAACAACGCCCCCGTGCCACGGTGGAAGCGGTGTGCGATCATATCGGCGCCCCGCATCATTTCGAGGAAGTCTTGCCGCAGGGCCGCGTCAATGACGGATCGGCCCATTTCCTGCCCTTGCCGATCCGGACCGTGCTCGCCCCGTTCAAGGAAAGCGTGAAGCCCTTGCGGGACAGCCGTGTGTTCAATGGCGTTCGCAGCCTGTTCGCGCGCGAAGTGCGTTATCCGCCGCTGTCGGACGACACCCGCGCGCGCCTCGCTGATTTCTATGCCTATGACGTCGAACGGCTGGCCGGGATGCTGGGACGGGATCTGAGCCACTGGCTGACGCGGGACCGGATCGCGGCATGA
- a CDS encoding pectate lyase: MRKKRTLYWLNLPLVVLAGASCSAGGNASEGEVEKVAPRPAAFAGALGYGAGSKGGHGGKVIAVTTLADAGPGSLRACIDAQGPRICIFRVAGLIRFTTRPPIISNPFLTIAGQTAPGAGITLAHAGGAVGLTPVLIKNTHDVIVRHIRVRLDRTGPDRGSQDAFTIENSRNVILDHVSGSWALDELVNPYGDNDRITISWSIFGEGIPRHDKCALLASDPKGPQTMSFVGNLCAHNGDRNPDINFPPKSCVEVVNNVFYDAQSQFTEIWETYGGTPVSVIGNSFIKGPSTAEHAVGIDLVQIGSTGPARIYRADNRFKGNFMHLALAIENESLNKPDCPLSLQPLGADSAYEAVLASAGAFPRDAFDNRMVSETTDRTGHIVKEPGSIPPIASATPYPDADGDGMDDVWERAHGVDPKVSDPWADADGDGVANLDNFLDDRHRMLTSQPDIPLRMMRP; the protein is encoded by the coding sequence ATGCGCAAGAAACGCACCCTCTATTGGCTCAACTTGCCGCTGGTTGTGCTTGCGGGTGCCTCCTGCTCCGCCGGGGGGAACGCGTCGGAAGGAGAGGTCGAAAAGGTCGCACCCCGCCCGGCCGCCTTTGCAGGCGCGCTGGGTTATGGCGCGGGCAGCAAGGGCGGCCATGGCGGAAAGGTCATCGCCGTCACGACCCTGGCCGATGCGGGACCGGGGTCCTTGCGCGCCTGCATCGACGCGCAAGGGCCGCGCATATGCATCTTTCGCGTTGCCGGCCTGATCCGTTTCACCACCCGGCCGCCGATTATCAGCAACCCCTTCCTCACCATTGCCGGACAGACCGCCCCCGGCGCAGGCATCACCCTGGCCCATGCTGGTGGGGCGGTCGGGCTAACCCCCGTGCTGATCAAGAACACGCATGACGTCATCGTGCGCCATATCCGCGTGCGGCTGGACCGCACCGGTCCCGATCGCGGATCGCAGGACGCCTTCACGATCGAGAATAGCCGCAACGTGATACTGGATCATGTCAGCGGCAGCTGGGCGCTGGACGAGTTGGTGAACCCCTATGGCGACAATGATCGCATCACCATCAGCTGGTCGATCTTCGGCGAAGGCATCCCACGTCACGACAAATGCGCGCTGCTGGCAAGCGATCCGAAGGGACCGCAGACAATGAGCTTTGTCGGCAATCTGTGCGCCCATAATGGAGACCGCAATCCCGACATCAACTTCCCGCCCAAATCCTGCGTGGAGGTGGTGAACAACGTCTTCTACGACGCCCAGTCGCAATTTACGGAAATATGGGAAACCTATGGCGGGACGCCCGTGTCCGTGATCGGTAATAGTTTCATCAAGGGACCAAGCACCGCCGAACACGCTGTCGGCATCGACCTGGTCCAGATCGGCTCGACCGGTCCTGCGCGCATCTATCGCGCTGACAATCGGTTCAAGGGAAATTTCATGCACCTTGCACTGGCGATCGAAAATGAGTCGCTCAACAAACCCGACTGTCCATTGAGCCTGCAACCACTTGGCGCGGATTCGGCCTATGAAGCGGTTCTGGCAAGCGCGGGCGCCTTTCCCCGAGATGCGTTCGACAACCGGATGGTCAGCGAAACCACCGACCGGACCGGGCATATCGTCAAGGAACCAGGCAGTATTCCACCGATCGCGAGCGCAACACCCTATCCCGATGCCGATGGCGACGGGATGGACGATGTCTGGGAGCGCGCACATGGCGTCGATCCGAAGGTCAGCGATCCGTGGGCGGATGCCGATGGTGACGGGGTAGCCAATCTGGATAATTTTCTGGATGACCGGCACCGGATGCTGACCTCCCAGCCGGATATTCCGCTAAGGATGATGCGACCATAG
- a CDS encoding nucleoside-diphosphate sugar epimerase/dehydratase gives MAATNVDQAIVPPGRSPLSPPTRSVVSQDGIIGRVNAMVVRLLIRVPQIRVAVIASLDLMAVAATLLIALTSKGMHVTAGQPGVVLLFSILAVSAFFLTGLYQRSWRFLSFGDGLFLTLSVAVGLTTAWFAALVTHVLDGTITSIGAAMLIHYSLLLLAMATMRVARRAAREYWRRWVSAPSRVDVKRALLLGEADWARAMIDLIHADDRSRMEVVGVLTPNGRDRTLRIAGVPILGTSTMLSAIVAMLEIRSRRPDCIVLRDDGRTLDRRDFTKLVSLAESLQLKVARGSDPWGQMAKGTPRVDLEYMPLAELLGREEIKLERGYVSRMVTGRRLLVTGAGGTIGSELVRQLAQFKPSEIVLLDHAEYSLYAIDMEARESFPDIRFHPALCSIRQQAALRDVFDRHRPEIVFHAAALKHVPMVEENPCAGVHTNVIGTRNVANAACEFGARAMVQVSTDKAVNPVGMMGATKRAGELYCQALDLIGEDDENSPRFMTVRFGNVLGSSGSLIPLFARQLAQGKPLTVTHPDIERFFMTVKEAVQLILQSSAEAMHNDRGRGAIFVLDMGEPIKIVDIARRMIRLAGLEPDIDVPIQFVGLRPGEKLYEELFDTSEERIDSSIAGVFEARPLPIPLATLSQRFDHLERLVQLGETEAVCQQTHDLIKAPPIAFDRTAIVHDLSDHAAARAAILSVAPMEA, from the coding sequence ATGGCCGCCACCAACGTCGATCAAGCGATTGTTCCACCGGGCCGATCCCCGCTTTCCCCGCCGACCCGTTCGGTCGTATCGCAGGACGGCATCATCGGACGCGTGAACGCCATGGTCGTCCGTCTGCTGATCCGCGTACCCCAGATCCGCGTTGCGGTGATCGCGTCGCTGGACCTGATGGCTGTTGCCGCAACCCTGCTGATCGCGCTGACGTCCAAGGGGATGCATGTCACGGCCGGACAGCCGGGCGTCGTCCTGCTGTTTTCGATCCTGGCGGTCAGCGCATTCTTCCTGACAGGCCTCTACCAGCGCAGCTGGCGCTTCCTGTCTTTTGGCGACGGGCTGTTCCTGACGCTGTCGGTCGCCGTCGGCCTGACCACGGCCTGGTTCGCTGCTTTGGTGACACATGTGCTGGATGGCACGATCACCAGCATCGGTGCGGCCATGCTCATTCATTACAGCCTGTTGTTGCTGGCGATGGCGACCATGCGCGTCGCCCGGCGCGCGGCACGCGAATATTGGCGGCGGTGGGTGAGCGCGCCCAGCCGGGTCGATGTGAAGCGCGCCCTGCTGCTGGGTGAAGCCGATTGGGCGCGCGCCATGATCGACCTGATCCATGCCGACGACCGGTCCCGGATGGAGGTGGTGGGCGTGCTGACGCCCAACGGGCGCGACCGCACGCTGCGGATTGCTGGCGTACCCATTTTGGGGACATCGACCATGTTGTCCGCCATCGTCGCGATGCTGGAAATCCGCAGCCGTCGGCCCGACTGCATCGTCCTGCGCGACGATGGCCGCACGCTCGACCGGCGGGATTTCACCAAACTTGTCTCGCTGGCCGAAAGCCTGCAACTGAAGGTCGCGCGGGGCAGCGACCCCTGGGGCCAGATGGCGAAGGGCACGCCGCGCGTCGACCTGGAATATATGCCACTGGCCGAGCTGCTGGGCCGCGAGGAAATCAAGCTGGAGCGCGGCTATGTCAGCCGCATGGTCACGGGCCGCCGGCTGTTGGTGACGGGCGCGGGGGGGACGATCGGCAGCGAACTTGTCCGCCAGCTCGCCCAGTTCAAACCGTCGGAAATCGTCCTGCTCGATCATGCCGAATATAGCCTTTATGCCATCGACATGGAGGCGCGGGAGAGCTTTCCCGACATTCGCTTCCACCCGGCGCTCTGTTCGATCCGGCAGCAGGCGGCGCTGCGTGATGTGTTCGACCGGCATCGCCCGGAAATCGTGTTCCATGCCGCCGCATTGAAGCATGTACCGATGGTCGAGGAAAATCCCTGCGCGGGCGTCCACACCAATGTCATCGGCACCCGCAATGTCGCCAATGCCGCCTGCGAGTTCGGCGCACGCGCCATGGTGCAGGTGTCGACCGACAAGGCAGTCAATCCGGTCGGCATGATGGGCGCAACCAAGCGCGCGGGCGAACTTTATTGCCAGGCGCTGGACCTGATCGGCGAGGATGACGAAAATTCGCCGCGCTTCATGACAGTGCGGTTCGGCAATGTTCTGGGGTCGAGCGGATCGCTGATCCCGCTGTTCGCCCGCCAACTGGCACAGGGCAAGCCGCTGACCGTCACCCATCCCGACATCGAACGCTTCTTCATGACCGTGAAGGAAGCCGTGCAGCTCATCCTGCAAAGCAGCGCGGAAGCGATGCACAATGATCGCGGTCGCGGCGCCATTTTCGTCCTCGACATGGGCGAGCCGATCAAGATCGTCGACATCGCCCGGCGCATGATCCGTCTGGCGGGGCTGGAACCCGACATCGATGTGCCGATTCAGTTTGTGGGGCTGCGCCCGGGCGAAAAATTATATGAAGAACTGTTCGATACCTCGGAAGAGCGGATCGACTCCTCGATCGCCGGGGTGTTCGAGGCTCGTCCGCTGCCGATCCCGCTGGCAACCCTGTCGCAGCGCTTCGACCATCTCGAACGGCTGGTACAGCTCGGCGAGACGGAGGCCGTCTGTCAGCAGACGCATGATTTGATCAAGGCGCCCCCGATCGCCTTCGACCGCACGGCGATCGTCCATGACCTCAGCGATCATGCCGCCGCGCGCGCCGCCATTCTTTCTGTAGCACCGATGGAGGCCTGA
- a CDS encoding DegT/DnrJ/EryC1/StrS family aminotransferase, which translates to MADLNIQMPAAPIPSPVLPIMDEPSILPIRSCWPHHDEDEIAAVVDVLRNGRVNSLVHGERGRAFEQAFADYVGMPHAISLANGTLALELALRALGVGPDDEVIVPARSFFATVSCVLAVGATPVFADIDAESQGICPASVERMVSARTKAVICVHLAGHPCDMDRLVPLCQTHGLWLIEDCAQAHGAAWRGQKIGSFGHAAAFSFCTDKIMSIGGEGGMLLLADYDHWTRAWAYKDHGKNPDKLRTAGTPGAFRYVHDSFGSNWRMTEMQAAIGLAQLAKLPRWLTARTRNANILRQDLAGHPLIRLPEFPDHIDHAWYKFYFQLNVDAMAPGRKAMDLIAALQAAGIPCGSGSCPDMSREAAFAAAPPRKDGALSSANGLGERSVMLPVDHLLDEADMHAMAQAVVQLATSFMQQEGHA; encoded by the coding sequence ATGGCTGACCTGAATATCCAGATGCCTGCCGCACCGATCCCGTCACCCGTCCTGCCGATTATGGACGAACCGTCCATCCTGCCCATCCGGTCTTGCTGGCCACATCATGATGAAGATGAGATTGCCGCAGTGGTCGACGTCCTTCGCAATGGCCGGGTCAATTCGCTGGTCCATGGCGAACGCGGCCGCGCCTTTGAACAGGCATTTGCCGATTATGTGGGCATGCCCCATGCAATCTCGCTCGCCAACGGCACATTGGCACTGGAACTGGCGCTGCGGGCATTGGGCGTTGGGCCGGATGACGAGGTGATCGTCCCCGCGCGCAGCTTTTTTGCCACAGTGAGTTGCGTCCTTGCGGTTGGCGCCACCCCGGTCTTCGCCGACATCGACGCGGAGAGTCAGGGGATCTGCCCTGCCTCCGTCGAACGCATGGTGAGCGCACGGACGAAGGCCGTCATCTGCGTCCATCTGGCGGGCCATCCCTGTGATATGGATAGGCTGGTGCCGCTATGCCAGACCCACGGCCTCTGGCTGATCGAAGATTGCGCGCAGGCCCATGGCGCCGCTTGGCGCGGCCAGAAGATCGGGTCGTTCGGTCATGCCGCCGCCTTTTCCTTTTGCACCGACAAGATCATGTCGATCGGCGGCGAAGGCGGCATGTTGCTGCTGGCTGACTACGACCATTGGACGCGAGCCTGGGCATACAAGGATCATGGCAAAAACCCGGACAAGCTGCGCACGGCCGGCACGCCGGGTGCCTTTCGCTATGTCCATGACAGCTTCGGCAGTAACTGGCGCATGACGGAGATGCAGGCTGCGATCGGCCTGGCTCAACTGGCCAAGCTGCCTCGCTGGCTGACGGCCCGGACCCGCAATGCCAATATCTTGCGTCAGGATCTTGCCGGTCATCCGCTGATCCGGCTGCCCGAATTTCCCGACCATATCGACCATGCCTGGTATAAATTCTATTTCCAGCTTAACGTGGACGCGATGGCCCCCGGACGCAAAGCCATGGACCTGATCGCAGCGCTACAGGCAGCAGGCATCCCCTGCGGCAGCGGCTCCTGCCCCGACATGTCGCGCGAAGCCGCCTTTGCGGCGGCGCCACCCCGGAAAGACGGGGCGCTGTCCTCTGCCAATGGACTCGGCGAACGCAGCGTGATGCTGCCGGTCGATCATCTGCTGGACGAGGCCGATATGCACGCCATGGCGCAAGCGGTCGTCCAGTTGGCAACGTCCTTCATGCAACAGGAGGGGCATGCATGA